Proteins from a genomic interval of Acidobacteriota bacterium:
- a CDS encoding DUF4388 domain-containing protein, which yields MASEEFIFRGDLQNTPLAEILATVNRHGVPGVLEVERDGVVKRVYLLDGDIIFATSTDRSESLGDYLLRAKEITKEQLRASNHELAGSPGARHGEILVKMGFLEQEKLGASVRKQVQEILWSLFNWSEGRVTFQVGRAKDDEVFKIKIPTARAIIAGCRRIEDAKTITARMGGRGAILKKIPRPAHLEKFRLEADERQLLDMVDGKKTLYELCECGPASAGANARILYALAELQMLTIDPSSSGKILIQVRT from the coding sequence AATACGCCGCTGGCGGAGATTCTGGCGACGGTGAATCGGCACGGAGTTCCCGGAGTCCTCGAGGTCGAGCGCGACGGAGTCGTCAAGCGCGTGTACCTCCTCGATGGCGACATCATCTTCGCAACCTCTACGGATCGGAGCGAATCCCTGGGTGATTACCTCCTCCGTGCGAAAGAGATCACCAAGGAGCAGTTGCGGGCCTCGAATCATGAGCTGGCCGGATCGCCCGGTGCTCGGCACGGGGAGATCCTGGTGAAAATGGGATTTCTCGAGCAGGAGAAGCTCGGAGCTTCGGTGCGAAAGCAAGTGCAGGAGATCCTCTGGAGCCTCTTCAACTGGAGTGAAGGCCGGGTCACTTTCCAGGTCGGGAGGGCCAAGGACGACGAGGTGTTCAAGATCAAAATCCCCACCGCCAGGGCGATCATTGCCGGCTGTCGGCGCATCGAGGATGCCAAAACGATCACCGCCAGGATGGGCGGCCGAGGTGCAATCCTCAAGAAGATTCCGCGGCCTGCACATCTCGAGAAATTCCGGCTGGAGGCCGACGAACGGCAGCTGCTCGATATGGTTGATGGCAAAAAGACGCTTTACGAGCTCTGTGAGTGCGGACCGGCGAGTGCGGGAGCGAACGCGCGTATCTTGTATGCCCTTGCCGAGCTGCAGATGTTGACCATCGATCCGTCGTCGAGCGGCAAGATCCTCATTCAGGTCCGGACATAG